A region of Hydrogenimonas cancrithermarum DNA encodes the following proteins:
- a CDS encoding Nif3-like dinuclear metal center hexameric protein, translated as MTVGEVYGRLDELSPFELQEKWDNSGLLLGDESQRIEKVVLSVDIDAGMIEAAEENTLFVLHHPLIFSGLKRLLWSEYPANLLREMIRKNHAMIAMHTNFDQTHLNRYVFEKVLGFQGAECEGFVCRAEGKWEAGRLLKEVKTRLGLETLRIVGKKETIRSVSMTTGSGASLMDSVEADLFLTGDIKFHDAMKALSKGLMMADIGHFESEKYFAEALGAHLKNLPIPVIIAQSINPFGYI; from the coding sequence GTGACGGTCGGCGAAGTCTACGGACGGCTCGATGAACTGAGTCCTTTCGAGCTGCAGGAGAAGTGGGACAACAGCGGGCTTCTGCTCGGTGACGAATCCCAACGTATCGAGAAGGTCGTTCTAAGTGTCGATATCGATGCCGGGATGATCGAAGCGGCGGAAGAGAACACCCTTTTCGTTCTTCACCATCCGCTTATCTTTTCGGGGCTCAAACGCCTGCTCTGGAGCGAATACCCGGCCAATCTTCTGCGCGAAATGATCCGCAAAAACCATGCGATGATCGCCATGCATACCAATTTCGACCAGACCCATCTCAACCGATACGTTTTCGAAAAGGTGCTGGGTTTTCAGGGTGCGGAGTGCGAAGGCTTTGTCTGTCGTGCCGAGGGCAAATGGGAGGCCGGCCGGCTGTTGAAAGAGGTCAAAACGCGGCTTGGGCTCGAGACGCTTCGGATCGTCGGAAAAAAAGAGACGATCCGAAGCGTCTCCATGACGACGGGATCGGGTGCGAGCCTGATGGATTCGGTCGAAGCCGATCTCTTTTTGACCGGCGACATCAAGTTTCACGATGCGATGAAAGCCCTTTCGAAAGGGCTGATGATGGCCGACATCGGCCACTTCGAGAGCGAGAAGTATTTCGCCGAAGCGTTGGGCGCACATTTGAAAAATTTGCCGATTCCGGTTATAATTGCACAATCAATCAACCCCTTTGGCTATATTTGA
- a CDS encoding glutaredoxin family protein, whose translation MAETKPKRQKQVVLFTSPGCIWCTRAKTFFKRNNIKFKTIDISTNKQAAKDCERHGCRGVPVVLVGSQWICGFDEPKIKKALDLR comes from the coding sequence ATGGCCGAAACGAAACCCAAACGACAAAAACAGGTGGTTCTTTTTACATCACCCGGATGCATCTGGTGTACCCGTGCCAAAACCTTCTTCAAACGCAACAACATCAAATTCAAAACGATCGACATCAGTACCAACAAGCAGGCGGCCAAAGATTGCGAACGCCACGGCTGTCGCGGGGTGCCGGTGGTTCTCGTCGGGAGTCAGTGGATCTGTGGATTCGACGAACCGAAAATCAAAAAAGCATTGGACCTTAGATGA
- a CDS encoding DUF3972 domain-containing protein, with amino-acid sequence MKTWLSIRAYAKLVGKDFDEVLALVDSGEIVSKEEDGEIFIEADSQRHLPSASAGGEVLKVDLETGDGIQFVEKTIGTILTMHEKVVDAKDETLQALKNENQFLKDALMSMQELYDEDRKTIETLSNELNATREELEFMKRKYKLMWGKVVEKHAGAEK; translated from the coding sequence ATGAAAACATGGTTGAGTATCAGAGCCTATGCAAAGCTGGTTGGGAAAGATTTCGACGAGGTGCTCGCACTTGTCGACAGCGGCGAGATAGTCTCGAAAGAGGAGGATGGAGAGATTTTCATCGAAGCCGACTCTCAGCGGCATCTTCCCAGTGCCTCGGCCGGCGGTGAAGTGCTGAAGGTCGACCTGGAAACCGGAGACGGCATCCAGTTCGTCGAAAAGACGATCGGTACGATTTTGACGATGCACGAGAAGGTCGTCGATGCGAAAGATGAGACGCTTCAAGCGCTCAAAAACGAAAACCAGTTTCTCAAAGATGCGCTGATGTCGATGCAGGAGCTTTACGACGAGGACAGAAAGACGATCGAAACCCTCAGCAACGAGCTCAACGCCACACGCGAAGAGCTCGAGTTCATGAAAAGAAAATACAAGTTGATGTGGGGCAAAGTGGTCGAAAAACATGCCGGAGCGGAAAAATGA
- a CDS encoding peptidase U32 family protein, whose translation MVELLSPAGNLEKLKIAFTYGADAVYAGVSHFSLRIRSGKEFTYETFQEGIDYAHALGKKVYVTINGFPFNSQLELYRSHMEKMAAMGPDAFIIATPGLVKMAKEVAPDIPIHLSTQANVMNVLDAQFYYDQGVSRIIAAREISLRDLEAIKKTIPDLELEVFVHGSMCFAYSGRCLISSLQSGRVPNRGSCANDCRFPYVLYAENPETGVAFRLEEEEGIGTYIMNAKDMNLASHVDEILSSGVVDSLKIEGRTKSPYYVAVTAHAYRQAIDDFYAGRFEAEKYQKELRTTKHRGFTDAYLIHRPFEREGTQSLESSISEGTHQVQALVDEHGLAFLAKDKVCEGDEMEILSPEPLEERVGNERGEIFQKEDGSWWLKMKRLETPKGKTYACIHSGNENPILLPAPLPPFTFLRKPLDG comes from the coding sequence ATGGTCGAACTTCTTTCGCCTGCGGGCAATCTCGAAAAACTGAAAATCGCGTTCACCTACGGTGCGGATGCCGTCTACGCCGGAGTGAGCCACTTTTCGCTGCGTATCCGCAGCGGCAAAGAGTTTACCTACGAAACGTTTCAGGAGGGGATCGACTACGCCCACGCGCTCGGCAAAAAAGTCTATGTGACGATCAACGGATTTCCTTTCAACTCCCAGCTCGAGCTCTATCGAAGCCATATGGAGAAGATGGCGGCGATGGGGCCCGACGCGTTTATCATCGCGACGCCGGGACTCGTGAAGATGGCCAAGGAGGTGGCGCCCGACATCCCGATCCACCTCTCCACTCAGGCGAACGTCATGAATGTGCTCGATGCGCAGTTTTACTACGACCAAGGTGTCAGCCGCATCATCGCCGCGCGCGAGATCAGCCTCAGGGATCTCGAAGCGATCAAAAAGACGATTCCCGACCTCGAACTCGAAGTCTTCGTTCACGGTTCGATGTGTTTCGCCTACAGCGGCCGCTGCCTCATCAGCTCTTTGCAGAGCGGTCGGGTTCCCAACCGGGGCAGCTGTGCCAACGACTGCCGTTTCCCTTATGTCCTCTATGCCGAGAACCCCGAGACGGGTGTCGCTTTCCGGCTCGAAGAGGAGGAGGGTATCGGTACCTACATCATGAACGCCAAAGATATGAACCTGGCCAGCCATGTCGACGAGATTCTCTCTTCCGGCGTCGTCGATTCGCTCAAGATCGAGGGACGTACGAAGAGCCCCTACTACGTTGCCGTGACGGCACACGCCTACCGGCAGGCGATCGACGACTTTTACGCCGGGAGATTTGAAGCCGAAAAGTACCAAAAAGAGCTCCGTACGACCAAACACCGGGGGTTTACCGACGCCTATTTGATCCATCGGCCGTTTGAACGGGAAGGGACGCAGAGCCTGGAAAGTTCGATCAGCGAGGGGACGCATCAGGTCCAGGCACTGGTCGATGAACACGGGTTGGCTTTTTTGGCCAAGGACAAAGTGTGCGAAGGGGATGAGATGGAGATCCTTTCACCCGAGCCCCTCGAGGAGCGTGTCGGCAACGAGCGGGGCGAGATTTTTCAAAAGGAAGACGGAAGTTGGTGGCTGAAGATGAAAAGGCTCGAAACACCCAAAGGCAAAACATATGCGTGCATTCACAGTGGCAACGAAAACCCGATTCTTCTACCCGCACCCCTGCCGCCCTTTACCTTTTTGAGAAAGCCTCTCGATGGATGA
- a CDS encoding damage-control phosphatase ARMT1 family protein — MNMTPECVACIFSQALRVCETLHVDKETTKKVLDTIGCMVPQWRFDETPPQVAARVYPKIAEILQTDDIYRDFKREATEHAKAFLPYIEAMIDKSVDPFHAALKAAVAGNVIDLAATEQFDLEEEVAKVFETPFAIDDSGELRTMLESARRVLVVGDNAGEHLFDKVLMQRLKTLFPKLWIGYAVRGVPIINDVTIKEAEEAKIDEVAEIVDSGVDTPGLDLSRASGVMRAAYENADVVIAKGMGNYESLSDTLTRPTFFLLKVKCNVVASSLGRDVGDIICYKGECHV, encoded by the coding sequence ATGAATATGACACCCGAATGCGTTGCCTGTATCTTCTCACAGGCGCTTCGTGTCTGCGAGACGCTCCATGTCGACAAAGAGACGACGAAAAAGGTGCTCGACACTATCGGATGCATGGTGCCGCAGTGGCGCTTCGACGAAACACCGCCACAGGTGGCGGCGCGAGTCTATCCGAAGATCGCCGAAATTTTGCAGACCGACGACATTTACCGCGATTTCAAGCGTGAAGCGACGGAGCATGCCAAAGCCTTTCTGCCCTATATCGAAGCGATGATCGACAAAAGTGTCGACCCGTTTCATGCGGCCTTGAAAGCGGCGGTGGCGGGCAACGTGATCGATCTGGCCGCGACCGAGCAGTTCGATCTGGAAGAGGAGGTGGCGAAGGTGTTCGAGACACCGTTCGCCATCGACGACAGCGGCGAGCTTCGCACGATGCTCGAATCGGCACGAAGGGTGCTGGTCGTTGGCGACAATGCGGGCGAACACCTTTTCGACAAAGTGCTGATGCAGCGGCTCAAAACGCTTTTTCCGAAACTTTGGATCGGATACGCGGTACGCGGGGTGCCGATCATCAACGATGTGACGATAAAAGAGGCGGAAGAGGCGAAAATCGACGAAGTGGCGGAGATTGTCGACAGCGGTGTCGATACGCCGGGACTCGACCTTTCGCGTGCAAGCGGCGTCATGCGTGCGGCATACGAGAACGCCGATGTCGTCATCGCCAAAGGGATGGGCAACTACGAATCGCTTAGCGATACGCTGACACGTCCGACCTTCTTTTTACTGAAAGTCAAATGCAACGTCGTCGCATCTTCGCTCGGACGCGACGTCGGCGACATTATCTGCTACAAAGGGGAGTGCCATGTTTGA
- the glyQ gene encoding glycine--tRNA ligase subunit alpha, with product MITFTDLLLKLQTFWAQQGCNIVQPYDIPAGAGTFHPATLLRSLDSRPWAAAYVAPSRRPTDGRYGENPNRLGAYYQFQVLIKPSPDDIQDLYLKSLEYLGLDLSRHDIRFVEDNWESPTLGAWGLGWEVWLDGMEVTQFTYFQQVGGITCDPVAAEITYGTERLAMYLQGVESVFDIVWNEKDGKVTTYADVHKESEYEFSKYNFEVADVEMLFRHFDDAAAECRRCLDAGLPLPAYDQCMIASHIFNTLDARKAISVTERANYILKIRDLAKGCAELYKAQEQEREARIGGNPK from the coding sequence ATGATCACATTTACCGACCTTCTTCTCAAACTTCAGACTTTCTGGGCGCAGCAGGGCTGCAACATCGTTCAGCCATACGATATTCCGGCGGGTGCCGGGACGTTTCATCCGGCGACGCTTCTACGAAGCCTCGATTCCAGGCCGTGGGCTGCGGCCTATGTGGCACCCAGCCGCCGTCCGACCGACGGGCGTTACGGAGAGAACCCGAACCGTCTGGGGGCCTATTACCAGTTTCAGGTTCTGATCAAACCGAGCCCCGACGATATCCAGGATCTCTACCTCAAAAGCCTCGAGTACCTGGGGCTCGATCTGAGCCGGCACGACATCCGTTTCGTCGAAGACAACTGGGAGTCTCCGACGCTGGGCGCGTGGGGGCTTGGCTGGGAAGTTTGGCTCGACGGCATGGAGGTGACGCAGTTCACCTATTTCCAGCAGGTCGGCGGCATCACCTGCGACCCGGTGGCGGCCGAGATCACCTACGGAACGGAGCGGCTGGCGATGTACCTGCAGGGGGTCGAGTCGGTCTTCGACATCGTCTGGAACGAGAAGGACGGGAAGGTGACGACCTACGCCGACGTCCACAAAGAGAGCGAGTACGAATTCAGCAAATACAATTTCGAAGTGGCCGATGTCGAGATGCTCTTCCGCCACTTCGACGACGCGGCCGCCGAGTGCCGCCGCTGCCTCGACGCCGGCCTGCCGCTGCCGGCGTACGATCAGTGCATGATCGCATCGCACATCTTCAACACCCTCGATGCCCGAAAGGCGATCTCGGTGACCGAGCGCGCCAACTACATCCTCAAAATCCGTGATCTCGCCAAAGGGTGTGCGGAGCTCTACAAAGCGCAGGAGCAGGAGCGCGAAGCGCGCATCGGGGGCAACCCGAAGTGA
- a CDS encoding efflux RND transporter permease subunit yields MRIIEYFITNKRLHYVLLLFILIAGVTAYRDIPKELFPDVTLNMIDVGGGYPGSSAKILDKMAVRDIEDAIEGISGIETTETIIVPGRFDIILTLSDDADPIDVLSKVKDAIAANRQYLPADMTEPVATLLTRKRDLLSISLSSETLTRDALIAAAKAIKSRIMHRPDIAEVKIFGDSDEEILVRIDTEAASAYGISQKSLLNAISNLSYIYPVGNIEEPGNYVFLSTVHGKHGEEAWREARLKVDGKMIRLGDVARVSRHLAQTATLSSFNTRDNVTLKVYKSAEGDAIRLSKELRELVETLRKEYPDLILDIYHDSSIPIKKRLDVIISNIMFGLVLIFVTMALLINLRIAAIVTLGIPFSFAIGLLFLYNLGYTINIVSLLGALIVIGIVVDDAVVVAENIQRYIDEGMDRRSAVLRGVKEMVLPVTLATVTTIVAFLPLFLLSGEISHFIILIPIVVVMVLLGSLIESFFFLPLHAEEFLKKGRNMVDWRPLQRKYERALIFIVRHKKSFLSLFLIGIPVLTVVMVKQLHFQFFPTFDSRYIYVTGRLDINTPIETTHRVAKAIEKALLAHKEELGLKSVSAVAGSRTTMGGENEKDNGSFYITMELYDLKPRDWINRYLNPLLNFSFDFNDPDQRREIATYALAHKIEAIIAPFRKKYPLQELGVRQRHIGVIRNDIKINFTGNDDTKVVAAIERVKEALGALDGVTGVSDNLQYGKTEYRLKINDYGEKLGLSEGEVARLLSGYFLQRRQALTFGEEGIVEIRTEEIGKDDLARLENFDYPLADGRYVKLTEIADFVKSRDFMQIKKRDGEIVKTVFATIDKRRTTANDVLERVDPLLKSIEKEGVKIRLMGEKEKNTQLAKEMKKAVVVALFLILIALLLIFSKIKYALMVMSVIPFSIMGALAGHLMLGINLTMPSIIGILGLAGVVVNDGIIMLDFLHGTHETKSFFERAVLRLRPILITSITTFLGLFTLIFFATGQAVILQPIAVSIGFGLLWGTVLNLFYLPTLYAVVNGIEKGP; encoded by the coding sequence ATGCGAATCATCGAATATTTTATCACCAACAAGCGACTTCATTATGTGCTGCTTCTGTTTATCCTGATCGCCGGCGTCACGGCCTACCGCGATATTCCCAAAGAGCTCTTTCCCGACGTGACACTCAATATGATCGACGTCGGCGGCGGGTATCCCGGATCGAGTGCGAAGATTCTCGACAAGATGGCGGTACGCGATATCGAGGATGCGATCGAGGGGATCAGCGGGATCGAAACGACCGAGACGATCATCGTTCCGGGACGTTTCGACATTATTTTGACGCTGAGTGACGATGCCGATCCGATCGATGTGCTGAGCAAGGTCAAGGATGCCATCGCCGCCAACCGCCAGTACCTGCCTGCCGATATGACCGAACCGGTGGCGACGCTTCTGACGCGCAAACGGGATCTTCTCTCGATTTCGCTTTCGTCCGAAACACTGACGCGTGACGCACTGATCGCCGCCGCCAAAGCGATCAAGAGCCGCATCATGCATAGGCCCGATATCGCGGAGGTGAAAATTTTCGGAGATTCGGACGAAGAGATCCTCGTGCGTATCGACACCGAAGCGGCAAGCGCGTACGGCATCAGCCAAAAGAGCTTGCTCAACGCCATATCCAACCTCTCCTACATCTATCCGGTTGGAAATATCGAAGAGCCCGGCAACTACGTCTTTCTCTCGACGGTGCATGGCAAGCATGGGGAAGAAGCGTGGCGGGAGGCGCGCTTGAAAGTCGACGGCAAGATGATCCGCCTGGGCGACGTGGCGCGGGTATCGCGCCACCTGGCGCAGACGGCGACGCTCTCTTCGTTCAATACGCGTGACAATGTGACGCTCAAAGTCTACAAGTCGGCCGAAGGGGATGCGATACGCCTCTCGAAAGAGCTGAGAGAACTGGTCGAAACACTCCGTAAGGAGTATCCCGATCTGATTCTCGATATCTACCACGACAGTTCGATCCCGATCAAAAAACGGCTCGATGTCATCATCTCCAATATCATGTTCGGGCTCGTTCTCATTTTCGTCACGATGGCGCTGCTGATCAATCTGCGCATTGCCGCGATCGTGACACTTGGAATCCCCTTTTCCTTCGCGATCGGCCTGCTCTTTCTCTACAATCTGGGCTACACGATCAACATCGTCTCTTTGCTCGGTGCGCTTATCGTCATCGGGATCGTCGTGGACGACGCGGTGGTCGTGGCGGAAAATATCCAGCGCTATATCGACGAAGGGATGGATCGTCGCAGCGCCGTGCTGCGCGGTGTCAAAGAGATGGTGTTGCCGGTAACGCTGGCGACGGTGACGACCATCGTCGCCTTTTTGCCGCTCTTTCTGCTTTCGGGAGAGATTTCCCATTTCATCATTCTCATTCCGATCGTCGTCGTCATGGTGCTGCTCGGTTCACTGATCGAGAGCTTCTTTTTTCTGCCACTTCATGCCGAAGAGTTTCTGAAAAAAGGGCGCAATATGGTCGACTGGCGTCCTCTGCAGCGGAAGTATGAACGAGCGCTCATCTTCATCGTCCGCCACAAAAAGAGCTTTCTCTCACTCTTTTTGATCGGCATTCCCGTTCTGACGGTGGTGATGGTGAAACAGCTCCATTTTCAGTTCTTTCCGACATTCGACAGCCGCTATATCTATGTCACAGGGAGGCTCGATATCAATACACCGATCGAAACGACCCACCGCGTCGCCAAAGCGATCGAAAAGGCGCTCCTGGCGCATAAAGAGGAACTCGGTCTCAAGTCGGTTTCGGCCGTGGCCGGATCGCGTACGACGATGGGCGGTGAGAACGAGAAAGACAACGGATCGTTCTACATCACGATGGAGCTTTACGATCTCAAACCGCGTGACTGGATCAACCGTTATCTCAATCCTCTGCTCAATTTTTCGTTCGATTTCAACGACCCCGATCAGCGAAGAGAGATCGCCACCTATGCGCTGGCACATAAGATCGAAGCGATCATCGCCCCGTTCAGAAAAAAATATCCACTCCAAGAGTTGGGGGTACGGCAGCGTCATATCGGTGTGATTCGCAACGATATCAAGATCAACTTTACAGGAAACGACGATACGAAGGTGGTCGCCGCGATCGAAAGAGTGAAAGAGGCATTGGGCGCTCTCGACGGCGTGACGGGCGTGAGCGACAATCTGCAATACGGCAAAACGGAGTATCGTCTGAAAATCAACGACTACGGCGAAAAGCTCGGGCTCAGCGAAGGAGAGGTGGCACGTCTGCTTTCGGGCTATTTTCTGCAACGGCGTCAGGCATTGACGTTCGGCGAGGAGGGGATTGTGGAGATCCGAACCGAAGAGATCGGAAAGGACGATCTCGCCCGTCTCGAAAATTTCGACTATCCGCTCGCCGATGGCCGTTACGTGAAGCTGACCGAGATCGCCGATTTCGTCAAGTCGCGCGACTTCATGCAGATCAAGAAGCGTGACGGTGAGATCGTCAAAACGGTCTTCGCTACGATCGACAAGCGCAGAACCACGGCGAACGATGTCCTTGAACGCGTCGATCCGCTGCTGAAAAGCATCGAAAAAGAGGGCGTGAAGATCCGTCTGATGGGAGAGAAAGAGAAAAATACCCAGCTGGCGAAGGAGATGAAAAAGGCGGTGGTCGTGGCACTCTTTCTGATACTTATCGCTCTGCTGCTGATCTTTTCGAAGATCAAATATGCACTGATGGTGATGTCGGTGATTCCCTTTTCGATCATGGGCGCGCTTGCCGGCCATTTGATGCTGGGCATCAATCTCACGATGCCTTCGATCATCGGGATTCTAGGGCTCGCGGGAGTCGTCGTCAACGATGGAATCATCATGCTCGATTTCCTGCATGGCACCCATGAGACGAAAAGCTTTTTCGAGCGTGCGGTATTGCGTCTTCGGCCCATCCTCATTACCTCGATCACGACGTTTCTCGGGCTTTTCACGCTGATCTTCTTCGCGACGGGCCAGGCGGTGATTCTGCAGCCGATCGCCGTTTCGATCGGTTTTGGGCTCCTCTGGGGGACCGTCCTCAATCTTTTCTATCTCCCTACGCTTTATGCGGTCGTCAACGGCATTGAAAAAGGGCCGTAA
- a CDS encoding zinc ribbon domain-containing protein: MNKHLEELIELSKIDKAIDAFEPRIQEARAKLAEVEEQESAVEREILQLEEDIKDAELKKAKNDLHIQELIDKLEANKKKGAEAKTEKEIKALQLEEEIAKEQLDFANEEIERLENLIETRKAEIETKKAELEAIMEKSALLKEEIEKELAEIEKEKQELFKKKQELVSKMSQKILAFYDKIRRWAKNTAVVPVRKQACMGCFMKINDKTYAEVIKGEEITNCPHCGRILYLETEKEEANAE, from the coding sequence ATGAACAAGCATCTAGAAGAGCTTATAGAACTTTCGAAAATCGACAAAGCGATCGATGCGTTCGAACCGAGAATCCAAGAGGCACGTGCCAAACTGGCGGAGGTCGAAGAGCAAGAAAGCGCGGTCGAACGTGAGATTCTTCAGCTCGAAGAAGATATCAAAGATGCCGAACTCAAAAAGGCGAAAAACGACCTGCACATTCAGGAGCTGATCGACAAACTCGAGGCGAACAAGAAAAAGGGCGCCGAGGCGAAGACCGAAAAAGAGATCAAAGCGCTGCAGCTTGAAGAGGAGATCGCGAAAGAGCAGCTCGATTTCGCCAACGAAGAGATCGAACGTCTCGAAAACCTGATCGAAACACGCAAAGCGGAGATCGAGACGAAAAAAGCGGAACTCGAAGCGATTATGGAGAAAAGTGCGCTCCTCAAAGAAGAGATCGAGAAAGAGTTGGCCGAAATCGAGAAAGAGAAGCAGGAACTCTTCAAAAAGAAGCAGGAACTGGTCTCCAAAATGAGCCAGAAGATTCTCGCTTTTTACGACAAGATCCGACGCTGGGCGAAAAATACGGCGGTCGTTCCAGTCCGGAAACAGGCATGCATGGGATGTTTCATGAAGATCAACGACAAGACTTACGCCGAAGTGATCAAAGGCGAAGAGATTACGAACTGCCCACACTGTGGACGCATTCTCTACCTTGAAACAGAAAAAGAAGAAGCGAACGCTGAATAA
- the purE gene encoding 5-(carboxyamino)imidazole ribonucleotide mutase yields the protein MRFVSIIIGSKSDYEVMKECGKTLEKFGVPYELIISSAHRSPERTKTYIKDAEERGAVVFIAAAGMAAHLAGAVAATTIKPVIGVPMSSSDLRGEDALLSTVMMPAGMPVATLAIGKAGAINSAYLAMQILAIDDDELKVKLTEDRLAKAKKVETDSAEIEVLISKQ from the coding sequence ATGCGATTTGTATCGATCATCATCGGAAGCAAGAGTGACTACGAGGTTATGAAAGAGTGCGGCAAGACATTGGAGAAGTTCGGGGTTCCGTATGAACTGATCATCTCCTCGGCGCATCGAAGTCCCGAACGGACCAAAACCTACATCAAAGATGCCGAAGAGCGAGGGGCAGTCGTCTTTATCGCTGCGGCAGGCATGGCGGCGCACCTCGCAGGGGCCGTTGCGGCGACGACCATCAAGCCGGTGATCGGTGTCCCGATGAGTTCGTCCGACCTTCGCGGCGAGGATGCGTTGCTCAGTACCGTCATGATGCCGGCAGGCATGCCTGTCGCGACATTGGCGATCGGAAAAGCGGGTGCCATCAACAGCGCCTACCTCGCGATGCAGATTTTGGCGATCGACGATGACGAACTGAAGGTAAAGTTGACCGAAGACCGGCTGGCGAAAGCGAAAAAGGTCGAAACCGATTCGGCTGAGATCGAGGTGTTGATCTCGAAACAATGA
- a CDS encoding chemotaxis protein, protein MTQEELDALMAGDLDLESDEPVEGSEMTDETVDVAEASEESVEEEEVITPPPATKEHRVVSQLDDVTRDSEEKASEIFDALDIVMNDIEGALSALERMQAIANDFENLFGTLREKFPHIQRFKKASDEADELQKLADEAVAMLQSANDQILGAMDTMQYQDIHRQKIERVINIMRALSKYMSALFEGNVEDEKRVKSARHIEGDSHVEEVISNDDIEALIAQFGGK, encoded by the coding sequence ATGACACAAGAAGAGCTCGATGCACTGATGGCCGGAGACCTCGACCTGGAGTCGGACGAACCGGTCGAGGGGAGCGAAATGACCGATGAAACCGTCGATGTGGCCGAAGCCTCCGAAGAGAGTGTGGAGGAAGAGGAGGTGATCACCCCTCCGCCGGCGACCAAAGAGCACCGTGTCGTCAGCCAGCTCGACGATGTCACGCGCGATTCCGAGGAGAAGGCGAGCGAAATCTTCGATGCGCTCGATATCGTTATGAACGATATCGAAGGGGCACTTTCGGCACTCGAACGGATGCAGGCGATCGCCAACGATTTCGAAAATCTGTTCGGAACGCTTCGTGAAAAATTTCCCCATATCCAGCGCTTCAAAAAAGCCTCCGACGAGGCGGACGAGCTGCAGAAACTCGCCGATGAGGCAGTCGCCATGCTTCAGAGTGCCAACGACCAGATTCTGGGAGCGATGGATACGATGCAGTACCAGGATATCCATCGTCAGAAGATCGAGCGTGTCATCAATATCATGCGGGCACTCAGCAAATATATGAGCGCACTTTTCGAAGGCAATGTGGAAGATGAAAAACGGGTCAAGTCGGCCCGTCATATCGAAGGGGACAGCCATGTCGAAGAGGTGATCTCCAACGACGATATCGAAGCGCTGATCGCGCAATTCGGAGGCAAATAG
- the waaA gene encoding lipid IV(A) 3-deoxy-D-manno-octulosonic acid transferase — protein sequence MWGLYLLFLPIILLFSFKKKYRRSIPARFFLWHNPPLPEGRIWFHACSFGETRALKPLIEALDADEVALTTTTQTGFEEAKKVAETVRYLPFEPLLWLWVRPQKVLVVMEAELWYLLFYLAKRSGAKTMLINARISDRSYRSYLRFAWFYRKIFANIDEVYAQSETDKRRLLELGAKDVKVTGNIKLAQPAKATRRYAKPEGIVVTAASTHEGEEEGILDAFVAWKKRHPDAKLLLVPRHPERFGKVAAVAESAAREAGLSFSRWSEEAALDADIVLIDAMGELVNFYAISDIVVLGGAFVPVGGHNPAEVIPFGCRLVSGREIFNQKAMFSAVEGAIFCDLETLETALDRALEGEPLRLETAVSLEPLFEGMANVV from the coding sequence GTGTGGGGGCTTTATCTCCTTTTTTTACCCATCATCCTCCTTTTTTCATTCAAAAAAAAGTATCGCCGTTCGATTCCAGCCCGCTTTTTTCTATGGCACAACCCGCCGCTCCCGGAAGGCCGCATCTGGTTTCATGCCTGCAGTTTCGGAGAGACGCGTGCGCTGAAGCCGCTCATCGAAGCGCTGGATGCGGATGAAGTGGCTTTGACGACGACGACGCAGACCGGTTTCGAGGAGGCGAAAAAGGTGGCTGAAACGGTGCGCTATCTTCCCTTCGAACCGCTTTTGTGGCTATGGGTGCGTCCACAGAAGGTATTGGTCGTGATGGAAGCCGAACTGTGGTACCTGCTTTTTTATCTCGCCAAACGAAGCGGTGCCAAGACGATGCTGATCAATGCACGCATTTCCGATCGAAGTTATCGAAGCTACCTTCGATTCGCATGGTTTTACAGAAAAATTTTCGCGAACATCGATGAAGTCTACGCCCAGAGCGAAACCGATAAAAGGCGGCTGCTGGAGCTGGGGGCCAAAGATGTGAAGGTCACGGGAAACATCAAGTTGGCACAACCGGCGAAAGCGACCAGACGTTACGCAAAGCCGGAGGGGATCGTCGTCACGGCGGCGAGTACGCACGAGGGTGAGGAAGAGGGCATCCTCGACGCGTTCGTCGCATGGAAAAAGAGGCATCCGGACGCGAAGCTGTTGCTGGTTCCCCGTCATCCGGAGCGGTTCGGTAAAGTGGCTGCAGTGGCGGAGTCGGCGGCACGCGAAGCGGGCCTCTCTTTTTCCAGATGGAGCGAAGAGGCCGCCCTGGATGCCGATATCGTTCTCATCGACGCGATGGGTGAACTGGTCAATTTTTACGCCATCAGTGACATCGTCGTTCTCGGGGGTGCGTTCGTTCCCGTGGGCGGCCACAATCCGGCCGAGGTGATTCCTTTCGGATGCCGGCTCGTCAGCGGCCGGGAGATCTTCAATCAAAAGGCGATGTTCTCGGCTGTCGAAGGAGCGATTTTTTGCGATCTCGAAACGCTTGAAACGGCACTCGACCGGGCGCTGGAGGGTGAGCCTCTTCGTCTCGAAACGGCCGTTTCGCTCGAACCGCTTTTCGAAGGGATGGCCAATGTGGTATGA